One segment of Paracoccus seriniphilus DNA contains the following:
- a CDS encoding recombinase family protein: MTRTGDILGYARVSTADQDLSGQKDRLLQHGAIRVFEDVISGKTFNRPGLAALLDQARPNDTLAVIRLDRLGRSLKELLEIVDDLKAREINLISLEERIDTTSAAGELVFHVFGAIAHFERRLISERTKDGLINARKHGRTPGRPSLQPETISALQDLVSTGKSVAQAAKHLGIGRSTAYKVIRNSNPP, encoded by the coding sequence ATGACACGCACGGGCGACATCCTCGGATACGCAAGGGTCTCCACCGCCGATCAAGACCTGTCCGGCCAGAAAGACCGGTTGCTGCAGCACGGCGCTATTCGCGTGTTCGAGGACGTGATCTCCGGCAAGACGTTCAACCGACCCGGTCTGGCGGCCTTGCTTGATCAGGCCAGACCCAACGATACTCTCGCTGTCATCCGCCTCGATCGCTTGGGCCGCTCGCTCAAAGAGCTTCTGGAAATTGTCGATGACCTCAAGGCCCGAGAGATCAATCTGATCAGCCTTGAGGAGAGGATCGACACGACATCCGCCGCTGGCGAACTCGTATTCCACGTCTTCGGGGCTATTGCGCATTTCGAGCGGCGCCTGATCTCTGAGCGCACCAAAGACGGCTTGATCAACGCGCGGAAACATGGCCGCACCCCCGGGCGGCCATCATTGCAGCCCGAGACAATCTCAGCCCTCCAAGATCTCGTCAGCACCGGAAAATCCGTCGCCCAGGCCGCAAAACATCTCGGCATAGGCAGATCAACAGCTTACAAGGTGATCAGAAACAGCAACCCACCATGA
- a CDS encoding endonuclease: MAKEPNRYGALIEKIFFDRYEEGAAALEFTREDIEDAAAALNIRLPKNLGDVLYSFRFRVALPEPIVATQDEGREWVIELAGRAQYRFRLVKANRIVPRDDLVTISIPDATPELIRAYALDDEQALLAIVRYNRLIDTFLGLTTYSLQNHLRTTVRGIGQIEIDELYVGLDKRGCHYVIPVQAKGGKDQIGIVQTTQDIRFVEQRFPDMQCRAISAQFMSDQVVALFELTLQDDEIRVVEERHYKLVPASDLDPNAIRAYRT, from the coding sequence ATGGCTAAGGAGCCAAACCGCTACGGTGCCCTGATCGAGAAGATTTTCTTTGATCGGTACGAAGAAGGTGCTGCGGCGCTGGAGTTTACCCGCGAGGACATCGAGGACGCTGCGGCCGCCCTCAATATCCGGTTGCCGAAGAACCTGGGCGATGTGCTGTATTCCTTTCGCTTTCGTGTGGCGCTTCCGGAGCCAATCGTCGCGACGCAGGACGAGGGGCGTGAATGGGTTATCGAGCTGGCCGGAAGGGCGCAGTACCGCTTTCGCTTGGTGAAGGCGAACCGCATCGTCCCGCGTGACGATCTGGTGACGATCTCTATCCCTGATGCCACGCCTGAGCTGATCCGAGCCTATGCCCTGGACGACGAACAGGCTCTGCTGGCGATCGTTCGCTATAACCGGCTTATCGACACTTTCCTAGGGCTGACCACCTATAGCTTGCAGAACCATCTGCGCACGACCGTGCGGGGCATCGGGCAGATTGAGATCGACGAACTGTATGTCGGTCTCGACAAGCGCGGCTGTCATTACGTCATCCCGGTACAGGCGAAGGGCGGTAAAGATCAGATCGGCATCGTTCAGACCACGCAAGACATCCGCTTCGTTGAGCAGCGGTTTCCCGATATGCAGTGTCGCGCCATTTCAGCGCAGTTCATGTCTGACCAGGTCGTTGCGCTGTTTGAGTTGACGCTTCAGGACGATGAGATCAGGGTTGTCGAAGAACGGCACTACAAGCTGGTGCCAGCGTCCGACCTCGATCCGAATGCTATCCGTGCCTACCGAACTTAA
- a CDS encoding DNA cytosine methyltransferase: MRPVGIDLFAGAGGLSLGFEQAGFDVRAAVEIDPVHCAVHEFNFPNTAVLPHSVEHLNGDDIRRAAGLGDAKVDCVFGGAPCQGFSLIGHRVLDDPRNRLVLDFVRIVRELDATMFVFENVKGLTVGKHRKFLQELETAFNTAGYDVRLPWKVLNAAHYGVPQSRERFILMGAKKGHPLPDYPAPQTNISGKPVKFPELPFGPSCEEAIGDLPDADSYRTLHASDAVPTSRFGEPSAYAAEMRCLGNDSWHYGHVRDWDPAVLTSSARTEHTDISRRRFAATEPGTVEPISRFFKLAPGGVSNTLRAGTDGARGAFTSPRPIHYRYQRCITVREMARLHGFPDWFRFHVTKWHGARQIGNAVPPPLARAIAEQIIAALGVKPTRPSAPIALGDTALLTGDMTDAAAYFGVPAPSGRRDRKSGARKRRQEDIEAELQQAANG, translated from the coding sequence ATGCGGCCGGTGGGTATTGATCTTTTTGCCGGTGCGGGCGGCCTCAGCCTGGGCTTTGAACAGGCCGGCTTCGATGTGCGGGCGGCCGTTGAGATCGACCCAGTGCACTGCGCTGTCCACGAGTTTAATTTCCCAAATACTGCTGTGCTGCCCCACTCTGTCGAACACCTGAACGGTGATGACATCCGCCGCGCCGCTGGTCTGGGTGATGCTAAGGTAGACTGTGTCTTTGGCGGTGCGCCCTGCCAGGGATTTTCCCTGATCGGGCACCGAGTCCTGGACGATCCACGTAACCGTCTTGTGCTGGATTTTGTACGCATCGTACGCGAGCTGGATGCCACGATGTTCGTCTTCGAGAACGTGAAGGGGCTGACGGTTGGGAAGCACCGCAAGTTCCTGCAGGAGCTGGAGACCGCCTTCAATACGGCCGGTTACGACGTGCGCCTGCCTTGGAAGGTGCTTAATGCCGCGCATTACGGCGTGCCGCAGTCGCGTGAGCGCTTCATCCTCATGGGGGCGAAGAAGGGGCATCCGCTTCCCGACTATCCGGCACCGCAGACGAACATTTCCGGCAAGCCGGTGAAGTTTCCCGAGCTGCCGTTCGGGCCTAGTTGTGAAGAGGCGATCGGCGACCTTCCCGACGCCGACAGCTACCGAACTCTCCACGCATCCGATGCGGTTCCCACTTCACGCTTCGGCGAGCCTTCGGCTTACGCTGCCGAAATGCGTTGCCTAGGCAACGACTCTTGGCACTATGGTCATGTACGCGATTGGGACCCGGCTGTGCTGACGTCTAGCGCTCGTACTGAACACACGGATATTTCCCGCCGCCGATTCGCGGCTACTGAGCCTGGAACGGTCGAGCCGATCAGCCGCTTCTTCAAGCTAGCTCCCGGTGGTGTTTCCAACACGCTGCGCGCCGGTACAGACGGCGCACGCGGGGCGTTTACAAGCCCCCGCCCAATCCACTACCGCTACCAGCGCTGCATCACGGTGCGCGAGATGGCGCGGCTGCACGGTTTCCCGGACTGGTTCCGCTTTCACGTTACGAAGTGGCATGGCGCACGTCAAATCGGCAATGCCGTGCCGCCGCCTCTGGCGAGGGCGATCGCCGAGCAGATTATTGCGGCTCTGGGCGTCAAACCCACCCGCCCATCTGCACCGATTGCCCTTGGAGACACCGCCTTGCTAACCGGCGACATGACCGACGCAGCTGCATATTTCGGGGTTCCGGCTCCGTCTGGACGGCGTGACCGCAAGAGCGGTGCGCGCAAGCGCCGTCAGGAAGACATCGAAGCCGAACTGCAGCAGGCTGCCAATGGCTAA
- a CDS encoding very short patch repair endonuclease: MDTRSPQQRRRIIQSVKQKGTTSELVVRRLLHGAGYRYRLHRKGLPGRPDIVFGKRRKVILVHGCFWHAHGCSKGKAPKSKLDYWGPKLAQNVERDAKNVRDLVNAGWQVLTVWECETRDPARLLLVLRDLWVNKENDRHIETSWLECRIEN; the protein is encoded by the coding sequence ATGGACACGCGAAGTCCTCAGCAGCGCCGCCGCATTATCCAGTCGGTTAAGCAAAAGGGCACAACCTCTGAGCTGGTGGTGCGCCGTCTCCTGCACGGTGCTGGCTATCGATACCGCCTCCACCGTAAAGGCCTGCCGGGCCGTCCGGATATCGTCTTCGGGAAGCGGCGGAAGGTGATCTTAGTACATGGCTGCTTTTGGCATGCCCACGGATGCAGTAAGGGGAAGGCTCCCAAATCGAAACTCGATTACTGGGGGCCGAAGCTTGCGCAGAACGTGGAGCGCGATGCCAAGAACGTACGTGATTTGGTGAATGCCGGATGGCAGGTGCTTACAGTCTGGGAATGTGAGACTAGAGACCCGGCACGTTTGCTCTTAGTTCTCCGGGATTTGTGGGTGAATAAGGAAAACGATCGACATATAGAAACCTCTTGGTTAGAATGTCGAATCGAGAACTAA
- a CDS encoding helix-turn-helix domain-containing protein, whose product MTKTIRSTGHVALCEALIDARKAAGLTQAGMAERLKCHQSLVARIESGERRIDVVELVVLARAIGVVPSVILEQVVDATEPDHRI is encoded by the coding sequence ATGACGAAGACGATCAGAAGCACAGGTCATGTGGCTTTATGTGAAGCGCTGATCGACGCCCGGAAGGCGGCAGGCCTGACGCAGGCTGGAATGGCCGAGCGCCTTAAGTGCCATCAGTCTCTGGTTGCCAGGATCGAGAGTGGCGAGCGCCGGATTGATGTCGTTGAGCTGGTGGTCCTTGCCCGCGCGATCGGTGTTGTGCCGTCTGTGATCCTGGAGCAGGTCGTGGATGCGACTGAGCCAGATCATCGTATCTGA